Proteins from a single region of Rhodospirillales bacterium:
- a CDS encoding thermonuclease family protein, with protein MPPVQEAAPIAAPMATGHAFMTACDPLVHIDRVEPNADLRLVATVNGASVIRLAGVDLPQLGDSGLAAERAPLIDETRAVMAAIEQHSACLEPREAHTDRYGRLPVQVFARDGAWLQASLLRLGLARVRPTADSRPFIAEMLSIEAGARARGVGLWREPEFAVRRATDPGPIDGSYQIVEGRVTDASRHGNRWYINFGDDWRDDFTVIIPVQALKLFEAAGMKPYSLKGRDVRVRGWVETLNGPMIEALLPEQIELTDGGQPTNAGQ; from the coding sequence GTGCCGCCCGTTCAAGAAGCGGCGCCGATCGCGGCGCCGATGGCAACAGGCCATGCGTTCATGACGGCGTGCGATCCACTTGTTCACATCGACCGTGTCGAACCGAACGCGGACTTGCGCCTAGTCGCGACAGTGAACGGCGCCAGCGTCATCCGCCTGGCCGGGGTTGATTTGCCTCAGTTGGGCGATTCAGGCCTCGCGGCCGAGCGTGCGCCGCTGATTGACGAAACACGTGCCGTGATGGCGGCGATCGAACAGCACTCGGCATGCTTAGAGCCGCGGGAGGCGCATACGGACCGCTACGGGCGGCTACCGGTGCAGGTCTTCGCCCGCGACGGAGCTTGGCTGCAGGCGTCCCTGCTGCGCCTCGGGCTTGCCAGGGTTCGCCCGACCGCCGATTCACGGCCCTTTATCGCCGAGATGCTTTCGATCGAAGCGGGCGCCCGTGCGCGGGGCGTCGGACTGTGGCGGGAGCCGGAATTTGCCGTCAGGCGGGCGACCGACCCCGGACCCATCGACGGTTCCTACCAGATTGTCGAGGGACGCGTCACCGATGCCTCGCGCCATGGCAATCGCTGGTACATTAACTTCGGCGATGACTGGCGCGACGATTTCACCGTCATTATACCCGTCCAGGCGCTGAAGCTGTTTGAAGCGGCCGGCATGAAGCCCTACTCGCTCAAGGGACGAGACGTGCGCGTGCGGGGCTGGGTGGAAACCCTCAATGGTCCGATGATCGAGGCCCTGCTGCCGGAACAAATTGAGCTGACAGACGGCGGGCAGCCGACGAACGCAGGACAGTGA